The following are encoded together in the Vibrio splendidus genome:
- a CDS encoding helix-turn-helix domain-containing protein has protein sequence MKENIFHKPIIKKSIEAILQEEVIKNGAFPKMDGVIRDTMDTLYLTLIVHTYGNQSKAAKMLGVSRSVYKKRLEEALKRKRKRKRKRKRKKI, from the coding sequence ATGAAAGAAAATATATTCCACAAACCCATTATTAAAAAAAGTATTGAAGCTATATTACAAGAAGAAGTGATTAAGAATGGTGCATTTCCTAAGATGGATGGAGTCATCAGAGATACAATGGATACTCTTTACCTTACACTAATAGTTCACACTTACGGAAATCAGAGTAAAGCAGCAAAAATGCTAGGGGTAAGCAGAAGTGTTTACAAAAAAAGACTGGAAGAAGCATTAAAAAGGAAAAGGAAAAGGAAAAGGAAAAGGAAAAGGAAAAAAATATAA
- a CDS encoding GntR family transcriptional regulator — protein sequence MKIYQLILTDINKNKFQSGEYISVLNISNHYSKGLSPTRDALKELTHNKILTKGQGRKVLLPKLTTSTSSGLHFLLKSLLPKIIEDSVHENYESWKLDIFSKFPLYKGRKEDTETYDCLVNQHNLYKWLLGGSKCTLSEILLETLSRVFRYQYFALLHGEDVLLSRDDYHTLLDFVIDDNVDGLIGKILTHLDKSERIVNMVIVEKS from the coding sequence ATGAAAATTTATCAATTAATCCTCACAGATATCAATAAAAACAAATTTCAAAGTGGCGAATACATAAGTGTTCTCAACATTAGCAACCATTACAGTAAGGGGCTATCGCCGACCAGGGACGCTCTCAAAGAATTAACACACAATAAAATACTTACCAAAGGCCAAGGGAGAAAAGTTCTACTTCCAAAACTAACAACATCAACATCATCAGGCTTACACTTTCTACTGAAAAGTCTCTTACCAAAAATAATTGAAGACTCAGTTCATGAAAACTATGAAAGTTGGAAGCTTGATATCTTTAGTAAGTTCCCATTATATAAAGGCAGAAAAGAAGATACCGAAACATACGATTGCTTAGTAAACCAACACAACCTATACAAATGGTTACTTGGGGGCTCTAAATGCACTTTATCTGAAATATTACTCGAAACATTATCCAGAGTATTTAGATATCAATATTTTGCCTTATTACATGGTGAGGATGTACTTTTATCTAGAGATGACTATCATACGCTACTGGATTTTGTGATTGACGACAATGTAGATGGATTAATAGGTAAAATATTAACCCAC